The Gemmata palustris genome includes a region encoding these proteins:
- a CDS encoding RNA polymerase sigma factor: protein MRTVAAVYRELIPDRRTDGELLAAFISERSEPAFIELVRRHGPLVWGACRRLLPDLADAEDAFQAAFLVLVRRAHQAARGGAVGPWLHRVAVWTARNARRKNARRLARQHALTEDAPRFVPDTDLRADIDGALLALPARYRDPIILCHLQGYSRREAAERLGCAEGTLSAWLNRGLAKLRTRLRDFDPTKVLPVLAAGAVPAALAASTARAAAVSTVAAVTVTPAVSSIVEGVLHMLWIKKATAASFAMCAVFAMGIGVGLGTRPTYTGAVAQDGDPVTGTASKPQNDPKSRPNPQSPAETLATVEKQAQAAKAELLRLVELRKQMDAEISLSADELTVLQRYITRAKGSKADEIAVLERAIREKEALHRNALVGVDAAKKKADLTKAQPGADPKDVAEDIQTLERFQKNADDAKAAELKLRALKEEISKLDKVEKLQDLKALKEEIAKQSKIEKPDLTKELKALKDEELVLRNKLKLATDLKLKEEKLGAQKGTEKPAAAKEIAALEEGIRAKDAQHQAFLVAIEATSAQVAEAQKRLEGLKATGGANAESKAREHAKDLERAIQIVQRLQEVADKSAAELKSLKDQLAKLKSAKPAQEQRTEKEIKEVKEKLQERNKDKEPKVKEANQDKALAEIQAQLDRLVAEKQRLLVQSKLYEKQIADAEAALRDHQRKAQAMLAEKKAEAAKKAIAGGGGYLELTVVSKAGAFEFTVTEVPAGDGKARGLQAKFGPVTTRDPAALALLLARAKKDSAGPQEVRVIVQPQTVLGAGPVAALEACDKAGYKTVKYTGYVFGGGFATELKPDQKGDVRGYKRYEGTEVRPKELAEEITEGLRRL from the coding sequence ATGCGAACCGTCGCCGCTGTTTACCGCGAACTGATCCCGGACCGCCGAACCGACGGCGAACTGCTCGCCGCGTTCATTTCCGAACGGTCCGAACCCGCGTTTATCGAACTCGTCCGCCGGCACGGGCCGCTCGTGTGGGGCGCCTGTCGGCGCCTCCTGCCCGACTTGGCCGACGCGGAAGATGCGTTCCAGGCCGCGTTCCTGGTTCTCGTTCGCCGCGCGCACCAGGCCGCGCGGGGCGGGGCCGTCGGGCCGTGGTTGCACCGCGTTGCGGTGTGGACCGCGCGCAACGCCCGGCGCAAGAACGCCCGGCGCCTCGCCCGACAGCACGCGCTCACCGAAGACGCCCCGCGGTTCGTGCCCGATACCGACCTCCGGGCGGACATCGACGGCGCCCTGCTCGCCCTTCCCGCGCGTTATCGCGACCCGATCATTTTGTGCCACTTGCAGGGCTATTCGCGGCGCGAGGCGGCCGAGCGCCTGGGGTGCGCGGAGGGCACGCTCTCGGCGTGGCTCAACCGCGGGCTGGCGAAGCTCCGCACGCGCCTCCGTGACTTTGACCCAACGAAGGTACTTCCCGTCTTGGCGGCGGGGGCGGTGCCGGCGGCACTGGCGGCGAGCACCGCTCGCGCGGCCGCCGTGTCCACCGTTGCCGCGGTGACCGTCACCCCCGCCGTTTCCTCGATCGTCGAAGGAGTGCTCCACATGCTCTGGATCAAGAAGGCGACGGCCGCATCGTTCGCGATGTGCGCCGTGTTCGCGATGGGGATCGGTGTCGGCCTCGGTACGCGGCCGACGTACACCGGCGCGGTAGCCCAGGACGGCGATCCGGTGACGGGGACCGCGTCCAAGCCCCAGAACGACCCCAAATCGAGGCCGAATCCACAATCGCCGGCTGAAACCCTCGCGACGGTAGAGAAGCAGGCTCAGGCGGCTAAGGCGGAGTTGCTCCGCCTCGTTGAACTTCGGAAGCAAATGGATGCCGAGATTTCTTTGAGCGCGGACGAGCTGACGGTCCTGCAAAGATACATTACGCGCGCGAAGGGGAGCAAGGCGGACGAGATCGCCGTGCTGGAAAGGGCCATTCGGGAAAAGGAAGCCCTGCACCGAAACGCTCTCGTGGGCGTCGATGCCGCCAAGAAAAAAGCCGATCTCACCAAGGCGCAACCCGGGGCTGATCCGAAGGACGTTGCCGAGGACATCCAGACTTTGGAGCGATTTCAGAAGAACGCAGACGACGCCAAAGCCGCGGAGCTGAAACTGAGGGCTCTCAAAGAGGAAATCTCCAAACTCGATAAGGTCGAAAAATTGCAGGACCTGAAGGCTCTCAAAGAGGAGATTGCCAAACAATCCAAGATCGAGAAGCCGGACCTCACGAAAGAGTTGAAAGCGCTCAAGGATGAAGAACTTGTTCTGCGAAACAAACTCAAGCTGGCGACCGACCTGAAGCTCAAGGAAGAGAAACTTGGCGCACAAAAGGGCACAGAGAAGCCGGCCGCAGCGAAAGAGATTGCCGCACTGGAAGAAGGGATTCGGGCCAAGGACGCACAGCACCAGGCGTTCCTCGTGGCGATCGAGGCCACTAGTGCTCAGGTAGCAGAGGCGCAAAAGCGCCTTGAAGGGCTCAAGGCAACCGGAGGGGCGAACGCCGAGTCCAAAGCTCGCGAGCACGCAAAAGACCTGGAACGCGCGATACAAATCGTGCAGCGCCTCCAAGAGGTCGCGGACAAATCTGCAGCCGAACTGAAGTCGCTCAAAGACCAACTCGCCAAACTGAAGAGTGCCAAGCCCGCTCAGGAACAGCGCACCGAGAAAGAGATCAAAGAAGTCAAAGAGAAGCTCCAAGAGCGTAACAAGGACAAAGAGCCCAAGGTCAAAGAGGCCAATCAGGACAAGGCGCTCGCCGAGATCCAGGCGCAACTCGATCGACTGGTGGCCGAAAAGCAGCGGCTCCTCGTCCAATCGAAACTCTACGAAAAGCAAATCGCGGATGCGGAAGCGGCCCTCCGGGACCACCAGCGAAAGGCCCAGGCGATGCTCGCTGAGAAGAAGGCTGAGGCGGCCAAGAAAGCGATCGCGGGCGGCGGTGGGTACCTCGAACTCACCGTCGTCAGCAAAGCCGGGGCGTTCGAGTTCACCGTTACCGAAGTGCCCGCCGGTGACGGTAAGGCTCGTGGGCTCCAAGCGAAGTTCGGCCCGGTTACGACACGCGACCCTGCGGCACTCGCGCTACTGTTGGCCCGCGCGAAGAAAGACTCCGCGGGGCCGCAAGAGGTCCGCGTCATCGTGCAACCGCAAACCGTGCTCGGGGCCGGACCCGTGGCCGCGCTGGAAGCGTGCGACAAGGCCGGGTACAAGACCGTGAAGTACACCGGATACGTCTTCGGCGGCGGCTTCGCAACGGAACTGAAGCCCGACCAGAAGGGGGACGTCCGCGGCTACAAGCGGTACGAGGGGACCGAGGTCCGGCCGAAGGAACTGGCGGAAGAAATCACCGAGGGGCTGCGCCGGTTGTAG
- a CDS encoding 30S ribosomal protein S6 produces MPTQTYETLFLLDPTKVSADADSVKQQLHTLIERHGGQIVISRPWDYNHKLTYPIGKSKKGSFHIVYYTFESTKQAELERDFSLQEGLILRQLTSKIDPKWKEEMLQVAREDAGNGFALRGMQDEQTVQTDPSAIGGDVLMGEDGGPPPRGDRGDGGPRRGRRDMADKPD; encoded by the coding sequence ATGCCGACGCAGACTTACGAAACGCTGTTCCTCCTCGACCCCACGAAGGTGTCGGCCGACGCCGACAGCGTGAAGCAGCAACTGCACACCCTCATCGAGCGCCACGGCGGGCAGATCGTGATCAGCCGCCCGTGGGACTACAACCACAAGCTCACGTACCCGATCGGGAAGTCCAAGAAGGGCAGCTTCCACATCGTTTACTACACGTTCGAGAGCACCAAACAGGCCGAACTCGAGCGCGACTTCTCGCTGCAGGAGGGGCTGATCCTCCGACAGTTGACCTCGAAGATCGACCCGAAGTGGAAAGAGGAGATGCTGCAGGTCGCCCGCGAGGACGCGGGCAACGGCTTCGCCCTCCGCGGGATGCAGGACGAGCAGACCGTGCAAACGGACCCGTCCGCGATCGGCGGCGACGTGCTGATGGGCGAAGACGGCGGCCCGCCCCCGCGGGGCGATCGCGGCGACGGTGGCCCGCGCCGCGGGCGCCGCGACATGGCCGACAAGCCGGACTAG
- the pth gene encoding aminoacyl-tRNA hydrolase codes for MKLIVGLGNPGPKYAGTRHNVGFDVIDYLAAGPGVGAFREKFEALVAEMKEGDETVLLVKPLTFMNLSGRAVRAILDFYKVPVENVLVVCDDFNLPLGKLRVRTKGSHGGQNGLRNIQEQLGTDGYTRLRMGVGQPAVGDAVDHVLSKFKPGERAAVEDAIAGAAQAGLVWVRQGAEACMNKFNGGDDKEKPKKEKKPKPDGAKAEDKKPGANG; via the coding sequence ATGAAACTGATCGTCGGCCTCGGAAACCCCGGCCCGAAGTACGCGGGGACGCGGCACAACGTCGGGTTCGACGTGATCGACTACCTCGCCGCGGGGCCGGGCGTCGGGGCGTTCCGCGAGAAGTTCGAGGCGCTCGTCGCGGAAATGAAAGAGGGCGACGAGACGGTTCTGCTCGTCAAGCCGCTCACCTTCATGAACCTGAGCGGGCGCGCGGTCCGGGCGATCCTCGATTTCTATAAAGTACCCGTCGAGAACGTGCTCGTGGTCTGCGACGATTTCAATTTGCCGCTCGGCAAGTTGCGCGTGCGGACAAAGGGCAGCCACGGCGGGCAGAACGGGTTGCGGAACATCCAGGAACAACTCGGCACGGACGGCTACACGCGGCTCCGCATGGGTGTGGGTCAGCCGGCGGTCGGCGACGCGGTCGATCACGTGCTATCGAAGTTCAAGCCCGGTGAACGCGCCGCGGTCGAGGACGCGATCGCGGGTGCCGCCCAAGCGGGCCTCGTGTGGGTGAGGCAGGGCGCCGAAGCCTGCATGAATAAGTTCAACGGCGGGGATGACAAAGAGAAGCCCAAGAAAGAAAAGAAGCCGAAGCCGGACGGCGCCAAGGCGGAAGACAAAAAGCCCGGCGCGAACGGTTAA
- a CDS encoding 50S ribosomal protein L25, with protein sequence MSDSVTLKTTARTESGSRAAIKLRKQGLVPAIVYGHKLENAQVAVNAEELDRAIRIQHVRVLDLDINGKVETVLIRELQWDYLGKQMIHVDFERKDRSELVRVTVPVELRNAPKQTGGGVLDQPLHTLHVECPLGSIPEAIRIDITNLTLGHPIHVRELTLPEGVKALEVPEAVVVQLKLPGIEPVATATVEPGAGPEVIKPEKKKGDEDDDK encoded by the coding sequence ATGTCCGACAGCGTTACCCTCAAAACCACTGCGCGCACCGAGAGCGGTTCCCGCGCCGCGATCAAGCTCCGCAAGCAGGGCCTCGTCCCCGCGATCGTGTACGGGCACAAACTCGAAAACGCACAAGTCGCCGTGAACGCGGAAGAACTCGACCGCGCGATCCGCATCCAGCACGTCCGCGTGCTCGATCTGGACATCAACGGGAAGGTCGAGACGGTCCTCATCCGCGAACTGCAGTGGGACTACCTCGGCAAGCAGATGATCCACGTGGACTTCGAGCGCAAGGACCGCTCGGAACTCGTCCGCGTGACGGTGCCGGTCGAACTGCGGAACGCTCCCAAGCAGACCGGGGGCGGCGTGCTCGATCAGCCGCTGCACACCCTCCACGTCGAGTGCCCGCTCGGTAGCATCCCCGAAGCGATCCGCATCGACATCACCAATCTCACGCTCGGCCACCCGATCCACGTTCGGGAACTGACGCTGCCCGAGGGCGTCAAGGCCCTGGAAGTGCCGGAAGCCGTCGTCGTGCAGCTCAAGCTCCCGGGTATCGAGCCGGTCGCGACCGCCACGGTCGAGCCGGGCGCCGGCCCCGAAGTCATCAAGCCCGAGAAGAAGAAGGGCGACGAGGACGACGACAAGTAA
- the lpxA gene encoding acyl-ACP--UDP-N-acetylglucosamine O-acyltransferase, whose product MMRPALPHAHPTAIVSPEAKANLPSDVKIGPFAVLEGPITLGPGCVIGPHAHLVGPLTLGANNEIGSGAVIGGAPQHLGYKGEITSVEIGDGNVFREHVTVHRGMPVGAGPGTGITRIGHRNYFMAASHVAHDCVVGNDVIFANAALIGGHVTVGDRAFISGNSAVHQFCRVGRLAFLSGASASSKDIPPFWVMQDVNYVRGLNLVGMKRAGMPPAERMAVRKAYRTIYMTRPALPLSVALARIEAELGTFPAIQELVEFIRTSKRGICGAHRLVGTGDDDESAAA is encoded by the coding sequence ATGATGCGCCCCGCGCTGCCTCACGCACACCCCACAGCGATCGTTTCTCCCGAAGCGAAAGCGAATCTGCCCTCTGATGTGAAGATCGGGCCGTTCGCGGTTCTCGAAGGGCCGATTACCCTCGGCCCCGGCTGCGTGATCGGTCCGCATGCACATCTTGTTGGCCCGCTCACGCTGGGAGCGAACAACGAGATCGGCAGCGGCGCGGTGATCGGCGGCGCGCCTCAACACCTGGGTTACAAGGGCGAAATCACGTCCGTCGAGATCGGCGACGGGAACGTTTTTCGCGAGCACGTCACGGTCCACCGCGGGATGCCGGTCGGTGCCGGGCCGGGAACCGGAATCACGCGGATCGGGCACCGCAACTACTTCATGGCGGCCAGCCACGTCGCGCACGACTGCGTCGTCGGTAACGACGTGATTTTCGCGAACGCGGCCCTCATCGGCGGGCACGTGACCGTGGGCGATCGCGCCTTTATTAGCGGGAACTCGGCCGTTCACCAGTTCTGCCGGGTCGGGCGACTCGCGTTCCTGAGCGGGGCGTCCGCATCGAGCAAGGACATTCCGCCGTTCTGGGTGATGCAGGACGTGAATTACGTCCGCGGGCTGAACCTCGTGGGCATGAAGCGGGCCGGGATGCCGCCCGCGGAGCGGATGGCCGTTCGCAAGGCGTACCGCACCATTTACATGACCCGGCCGGCCCTCCCGCTCTCCGTGGCGCTCGCGCGCATCGAGGCCGAACTCGGTACGTTCCCCGCCATTCAAGAACTGGTCGAATTCATCCGCACATCGAAACGCGGCATTTGCGGCGCCCACCGACTTGTGGGGACCGGCGACGACGATGAATCTGCAGCGGCCTAA